A window of Trichomycterus rosablanca isolate fTriRos1 chromosome 5, fTriRos1.hap1, whole genome shotgun sequence contains these coding sequences:
- the pno1 gene encoding RNA-binding protein PNO1: METVSNTASDEMTSVNNESNTDTFTAVKSKKSAKRKRDMGEVEMESEDTVAPKRPQFPPISGDKLKGGVDEMRKVPVPSHRYTPLKENWLKIFTPIVENLQLQVRFNLKTRNVEIKTCKETQDIGALTKAADFVKAFILGFQVEDALALIRLDELFLETFDVTDVKPLKGDHLSRAVGRIAGKGGKTKFTIENVTKTRIVLADTKVHILGSFQNIKMARTAICNLILGSPPSKVYGKIRAVASRAAERF, from the exons atgGAGACGGTCAGCAACACTGCTTCTGATGAAATGACTTCTGTGAATAATGAAAGCAACACGGACACTTTTACAGCGGTGAAATCGAAGAAAAGTGCGAAGCGTAAGCGGGATATGGGTGAAGTGGAGATGGAATCTGAAGACACGGTGGCACCGAAAAGACCACAGTTCCCCCCAATATCAGGAGATAAACTCAAG GGAGGCGTTGACGAGATGAGGAAAGTTCCTGTTCCGTCCCACCGCTACACACCTCTGAAAGAAAACTGGCTTAAAATCTTCACCCCCATCGTGGAAAACTTGCAACTTCAAGTTCGATTTAACCTCAAAACAAGAAATGTGGAGATTAAA ACATGTAAAGAAACACAAGATATTGGTGCCCTTACAAAAGCAGCAGATTTCGTGAAGGCCTTTATTTTAGGATTTCAAGTTGAG GATGCACTTGCACTAATAAGATTAGATGAACTGTTCCTGGAAACCTTTGATGTCACAGATG TTAAGCCTCTTAAAGGAGATCACTTGTCTAGAGCTGTTGGGAGAATAGCAGGAAAAGGAGGAAAAACCAAATTTACAATTGAAAATGTCACAAAAACCCGGATTGTCCTTGCAGACAC GAAGGTTCACATTTTAGGGTCtttccaaaatataaaaatggcaCGGACTGCTATATGCAACTTAATCTTGG GGAGTCCACCATCAAAGGTGTATGGGAAAATTCGGGCAGTCGCCAGCCGTGCAGCTGAAAGATTCTAA
- the dnaaf10 gene encoding dynein axonemal assembly factor 10 gives MSSPLEKPQIIAHIQKSLNYTVFDCKWIPCSAKFVCMGNFPRGTGVMQIYEVQQGDVKLVKEIETAKPIKCGTFGATSLQQRHLATGDFDGNLHIWNLEAPEVPVYSVKAHQEIVNSIDGVGGLGIGDGAPEIVTGSRDGTVKVWDPRQKETPVANMEPTEGETKRDCWTVSFGHAFNDQDRCVCAGYDNGDIKLFDLRNMSLRWENNIKNGVCSVEFDRKDISMNKLVATSLEGKFHVFDMRTQHPTKGFASVSEKAHKSTVWQVRHLPQNRDIFMTAGGAGNLHLWKYEYPAKRSETDGEGIDKGVAGTVNLLQNVTLSTQPIASLDWSPDKQGLCVCASFDQSVRVLIVTKLNRV, from the exons ATGTCATCTCCTCTAGAAAAGCCGCAGATAATCGCTCACATCCAGAAAAGCCTGAACTACACGGTGTTCGACTGTAAATGGATCCCGTGCAGCgctaaatttgtttgtatggGGAACTTTCCGAGAGGAACAGGGGTTATGCAGATTTATGAGGTGCAGCAGGGAGACGTAAAGCTAGTTAAAGAG aTTGAAACGGCCAAGCCAATCAAATGTGGAACATTCGGAGCAACATCCCTCCAGCAGAGGCATTTGGCAACAGGTGACTTTGATGGCAACCTGCATATATG GAATCTTGAGGCTCCTGAGGTGCCTGTATACTCAGTGAAAGCCCACCAGGAAATCGTGAACAGTATTGATGGAGTAGGAGGTCTAGGTATTGGAGACGGAGCACCAGAAATTGTTACAGGGAGCAGAGATG GTACAGTGAAGGTGTGGGACCCAAGACAAAAAGAGACACCTGTGGCAAATATGGAGCCTACTGAGGGAGAAACCAAGAGAGACTGTTGGACTGTTTCCTTTG GTCATGCTTTTAATGACCAGGATCGTTGTGTTTGTGCTGGCTATGACAATGGTGACATTAAACTCTTTGACCTACGAAATATGTCTCTGCGATgggaaaataatattaaaaatggc GTATGCAGTGTTGAATTTGACAGAAAGGATATCAGTATGAACAAACTTGTGGCAACATCATTAGAGGGCAAATTTCATGTCTTTGATATGAGGACTCAGCACCCAACAAAGGGCTTTGCATCTGTTTCAGAAAAG GCCCACAAATCTACAGTATGGCAAGTTAGACACTTGCCTCAAAACCGAGACATCTTTATGACTGCTGGTGGAGCAGGAAACCTGCACTTATGGAAATA TGAGTATCCAGCCAAAAGaagtgaaacagatggagaaGGAATAGACAAAGGTGTGGCTGGAACCGTTAACCTCCTGCAGAACGTCACTCTGTCTACACAACCCATCGCCAGTCTGGACTGGAGTCCTGACAAGcagggtctgtgtgtgtgtgcttcctTTGACCAGTCAGTGCGAGTACTCATAGTTACAAAGCTGAACAGAGTGTGA